DNA sequence from the Sandaracinaceae bacterium genome:
CCAACAGCGCGGTCATCTCCGCCGTCGCGCTCCAGTACTCACGCAACGTCTCCACGTGCGCCAGCTGCGCCTCGAGCTCCTCGCGCCGCGCCTGCAGCAAGTGGTAGATGCCTACTTGCATGGCGTTGTACTGCAGCAGCGTCTGCTGGGTGACGCGCGCTTGTCCGGGGACGATGACGGTCTGGTACTGGCGGGCCCGCGCGTGCGCCGACGTCACGCGATTGCGCGCCTCGCGCGCGGCCGAGCGCAGATCCACGGCCTGTCCGTAGAAGCGCTCCAGCAGCGCGTCGAACTCCGCCTGCAGCGCGCGTGTGGTGCCGCGCTGCTGGTCGAAGAGGGGCACGCCCACGCTCACGCCGCCACCGAAGCGCCAGCCGCTCGAGCCCATCGGGTCGTCCTCGGGGTTGCCGTTCAGCGCGTGCAGGTCGACCGCGATGTCCGGTAACCATCCCGCGGTGCGCGCGACCCCCGCACGCCGCGCGAGCCCCTCGAGGCGCTCACGCGTCTCGCGCAGGTCCAGGCTGGCCTCGATCACGTCCTGCTCGACGGCGGTCGGGATGCTCGGGGCCTCGGGCACCGGCGGCAGCTCGCCCGTCAGCTCCCACGCCGTGTCTGCTCCGTGCGCGCCCAGCAGCCGGTGCAGGGCTTCGCGCGCGGTGGCGACCGCGAGCTCCAGCTCCGCCACGGTGATGCGGGCTCGCTCGTACGCGACCTCCATGCTCGCCACGTTGAGCTCGGGGACGTTGCCAGCGGCGTACATGGCGCGCGCGGCGTCACGGCCGGCCGCGTGGGTGTCCAGCATGCGCTGCGCGAGCGCGAGCTGCTGCTCGCTGGCCTGGACGCGATAGAACGCGACGCGTACGTGGTAGCCGAGCGCCACGACCGCGCCAGCGGCATGGAAGCGGGCGGCGGTGAGCTCGGGGGCTGCTGCGCGGGCACGTCGGGGCGCGAGGATGGCGCTCGTGAGGTCGTACTCCACCCGCAGCTCGAAGCGCGAGTTGCGTTCCGGCTGAAGCTCCACCTCGACGGTCGGGTTGGGCAGCACGCCGGCTTGCATCAGGCGCCCGCGGGCGACGCCCAGCTCCCGCAACGTGGCTCGCAGCTCTCGGTTGTTCAGCAGCGCGACGCGCACCGCGGCGTCGGCGGTCAGCGGCTCGCCCAACATCCGATGGGCTTCCTCGGAGGCCACCGGGTCGACCTCCACGTCGGCCACCGCGGCCAGGCGCTGCACGCCCGTCAGCTCGCGCACGCGGGCCACGTCCGGACTCATGGAAGGTCGCGTGCAGCCGACGAGCGCCACCGCGAACAGGCTGTACCAGCCGAGCCTCATGGCGCGACCTCGTGCTCGCTGCCGTGTCCTGCCGAGCCGTCTTGGTCCGCGGACGGGTCGTGGACGGTGGGCGCACCGTGTCGTGCATGTCCGGCGTGACCCGCGTGCGGATCGACGCCCGTGCCCCCGGAGCCGAGCCCCGCCCAACCCGCCGCGTCCTCACCCGGGAGCGGTGGGTCTGCGTCCAACGCTCGGGTCACCGGCGCTGGCGGGCCAGCCTGCGCATCGAGCGACGCGGCGGAACCTTCCGGGAAGTGCGTAGGGACGGTGCGCGACGCGCACGCGACGAGGAGCAGGGCGCCGAGGCCTGCGTGAGCTTGGCGGAACGGAGACGTCACGCACTACTAGGCATTAGCGCACCGTGGCGTGACACCTCCACTCGAAACGGCATGCGCCGGCCGCGCACGGCGCGAGGGGACGCACCACGGCGGCCTGGAGCCCCGGGGCCTGGCGGAACCTCGGGTGGGCCCGGACACATGTCCGCGACGCGTCGGGAACGGACGGTCGTCCGCTCGGCGCAGCTCCTCGATGGAGGCCCCCCGTGATGGAAATTGCTTTGATTCTGCGGCGTACGAGGCGCGCCGATCGGCGGGCGCGTGTGGCACGTGCGCTGCACTGGGGACGGCGCAGGCGGCGCACGGATGCGTCGCATGACCACCATTGGAGTCCAGTTTCATGCCCTACTCGCACCCAGTTCCCCCCAACGTGCCCCTGCGTCCTTCCTCGAGATCATGCGCATGGTCTGCCCATACGAGGGCCCGCCGAATGGCGTCGCTGCTACTTGCGACGACTGCGCTCATGGGCTGCGCCGATGAGGACCCGGAACCCGCGCGTGAGGGCGCCGCCCTCGACGCACACCTCCACGTCGCCAGCCAGGCCCTGACCGACTTCTTCACGGGGGGTGGGGTACCGGCGCCAACGGGGGCCGAGCTCGTGGCGCGTCTCGACGAGGCGCGGGTCACACGCGGCGTCGTGCTCGCTCCTGGCTACATGCCGTTCCCCGACGATTCGTACGTGGGTCCAGAGAACGACTACGCCGCTGCGCAGGTGGCCGCGTTTCCGGACCGACTGATAGGGTTCTGCGGCATCAACCCCCGCTTCGACAGCGCGCCCGACGAGATCACACGATGCCTCGCGCTACCGGGCATGGTCGGCATCAAGCTTCATCTCCCTGCGTCGGAGGTCGACCTACGCAACCTCGACCACGTCGCGGCCCTCGCCGCGGTGTTCGAGCGAATCGACGAGAGTGGCGCACCCGTCATGCTGCACACGGGAGACCCCTGGAGTCAGCCACTGGACAACGATGCGTTCGCTCGTCTCTCGGAGATCATCAATGCACACCCGAGCGTCCGCATCGCGCATGCGCACTGCGCTGGGAACACGGACGACGCCAGCATCGAGGCTTGGCTGCGCGTGCCGGGCTCCGGGTATCGAGCCAATGCCTTCGTGGATACGAGCGCGTGCCTGCGATTCTACCGTGACGCACCCCTCGCAACCCGAGAGCTGATGGTGTGGCGCTTTCGCCAGTGGGGCATCGAGCGGGTGCTGCTCGGTTCCGACTATCTTCAGTTCCAGCCCGAAGAGACACCCGCGGAGGCTATCGCGACGCTGCGCCAGTACCCTTTCACCACGGAAGAGCTGGACGTGATCCTCTCCAACGACGGTGCTGCATGGCTCGTCGGCGCGAGCGAGTAGCGTCGCTTCGTGTCGCGGAGCGCGTCGGCGGAGTCGGCGTGTGGTGGGCGCCCGTCGCCCTCACTCGCTGACTCGGCGTTCGACGCGCAGCCCGGTACGCTCCATCCGCCGGTACAGCGCCTGCCGGCTCATCCCGAGGTCGGCTGCAGCCCGCGACACGACCCCGGAGGCACGCTGGAGCGCGAGCTCGACCACCTTTCGCTCAGGCCCGTTCGTGGCGATGGGTGTCGCTCCGCGCTCGGTGCGACGCACGCGGAGGTCGCGTCCGTCGTCCGCCGGCAGCCCCAGGTCGCTCGCGACGATGACCCCGCCCCGGCACACCAAGCTGGCGCGACGTAAGCGGTTCTGCAGCTCGCGCACGTTCCCGGGCCACCGGTGCCGCAGGAGTGCATGCCTCGCGCCCGGTCCGAGCTCGAGGGCGCCGTGCTGCATTCGAAGCGCTTGCAGCAAGTGGTCCGTCAGCACCAGGATGTCGTCGGCGCGCTCGGCCAAGGAAGGCAGCCGAAGCTCGATCACGTTGAGCCGGTACAACAGGTCCTCTCGGAACGCCCCGGTCGCGACCGCCACGTCGAGGTCGGCGTTGGTCGCGGAGACGACCCTCACGTCGCATCGGCGCGTCGTGCTGGATCCGAGGCGCTCGTACTCACCCGTCTCCAGCACCCGCAAGAGCTTCATCTGACCAGCGAGCGACAAGTTGCCCAACTCGTCGAGGAAGAGCGTTCCACGGTGCGCAGCTTCGAAGCGCCCCACACGCGCCCTGAGTGCGCCCGTGAACGCGCCAGCTTCGGCCCCAAAGAGCTCCGCTTCCAGCAGATCCTCTGGCAGCGCGCCCGCGTTGACACGCACGAACGGACCGCCTCGTCGCGCGGAGTTGTGATGGACGATGTCTGCTATGCGCTCCTTTCCCGCGCCATTGGGGCCCGTGATCAGCACCGGCGCGTCAGACGGGGCCACGGCGACCGCCAGGCACGCGACGTCGTGCATCGCCGCGCTCTGGTAGACCAGGCCGCGGAGGTCGTGCCGGGCCGCGAATGTGGCCTGGCTCTCTGGTTCGGGTGTCGCGTCCATGATGTTCCCTTCGGAGCGCGCATCGCTCGGCTACAGCACCAGTCCCGCGACGGACAGCGCGATGACCAGCGCGAGCACCCCCCATCCGAAGTGCCGGAAGCGCCAGACGTAGGCGTTCCCTGCCGCGCTCACGCCGAAGAGCAGCGACAGCACCGCGACGAGGAGGACGCGCCCTTCCGGGGTCATCACGTGGGGAGACGCGATCAGGAGGACGCCACCAGCGGCCCAGCCCAGCGCCCCGATGTGCCAACCCAGTCGCATGACGAGGCGAAGCCGGGGCCGCTCCGCGGCAAGCAGAGGGAAGAGATGTCGCTCAGCGAGGATGCTGTGAGCGCCCGCGGTCGCGATCGCGGTGACGCCGGAAGCCTGGGTGATGAGATCATGCATGCTGATTCATTTCCATACAGTGGTGTATGGAAAGGTGATGTTGGTGTTCGACAAAGTCAATACATAAGTGTATGGTGTGGCATGGGTGACAGGTTGAGTCGGGAAGACTGGGTCGAGGCTGGCTTGCGTGCGCTCGCCGCTCATGGACACGAGGAACTCAAGGCCGACCGCCTCGCCCGACGTTTGGGGGTCAGTCGTGGGAGCTTCTACTGGCACTTCGCCGACCTCGCGGCCTTTCACGTGGCCGTGCTCGAGCACTGGCGCGTACGCTATGCAGACGCGATCATCGCTTCGCTCGATTCGGAGCCGAGCGCACGTGCCAAACTCACGCAGCTGTTGCGGCGAACCGTGGGCGCCGATCCCTCCCTCGAGGCAGCGCTGCGTGCATGGTCCATCTCGGACGACGTTGCGCGCCGGGTGGTGGACGCCACGGACCAGGTACGCGTGAGCTACGTGGCGGAGCTGCTGCGTGAGCATGGTGTGCACGCTGACCACGCCGAGCCACGCGCCCACCTGGCGTACTGGGCGTACTTGGGACAGGCGGTGGCGGCGACGCGACCGAGCCCCGAGCTGAGCACCCTAGCCGTGGCCGAGCTGGTGCGCATGGTGCTTGGCGCGTAGCCCCGCGAGCACACCGAACGGCACCAGCGGCGTGAGGACCATGAGCTGCGTCAGTCCCACCACGAGCCCTGCCACCATGGCCATCGCGAGCCGCACGCTTCCTGTGAACCCCAGCGCGCGCGGCGGGCGGTCGAGCCCCAGCCGTGCGCGGACCGACGCCACGCTGTCGGTGAGTAGCTCGTCGTAGTCGGCTCCGTACAGCGTGTCGCTGCTCAGGCCGCGGGCGAAGGCCCGCGCCGTCGCGCGTGGGGCGGTCAGCATGCCGGCGGCGAGGCCACCGAGGTTGATCTGCCACGCGAACCAGGAGCGCTTGCAGCCTGCCCCAATCTCCCACGCGGAGATCTCGAACTCGCCTGTGAGGTCCGTGGTGTAGCCCGTGGCGACGTGGTGCAGGTCGTGGAAGCGCACCGCCGCCACACGCGCGGGCGTGTTGGGGAACGGGAAGGGGACGCGACCGAACTTGAAGTCGACCCACGGCTTGCCGTACCCGCCGTCTGGTCCGAACCCGTTGTCGGCGAAGTATTGATCCCGGGCTTCCAGCATGGTGGGGGCAGCGAAGTCAGTCATGGCGCACACAGCTCCTTTTCGTCGACCGTGGTCAGTGAACGTATGCGGATCTGAGGTCTTCGCTGACTGGAGTCAATGGGAGCGCCGTGGTATTCGTGCATGGTGCCGAAACCAAAGGCGAATACGTCAACCGAAGTCAGCGAAAAGGGACCCGGAAAGCCCGGGAGCCGCAGGCAGGCTCGCAAGGTCTCGCGAGCACAGCAGAAGCTCGACACGGCGCGACTGGTGACCGACGCGGCTCGGGAGCTGTTCTCCGAGCACGGCTTCGACGACACCACCACCGACGCCATCGCGCGCCGGGCTGGGGTCGCCAAGGGCACGCTGTTCTTTCACGCGCGCGACAAGCTGGAGCTGCTCATGCTCGTGCTGCACGACGACCTGCGCGACACGTCGGACCGCTTGTTCCTCGAGCTCCCGGCGGACGTGGCGCTCCGCGCGCAGCTGCTGCTCTTGTTTGGCGGGCTCGTAGACAACTACAAGGCGCGGCCCCGCTT
Encoded proteins:
- a CDS encoding TolC family protein yields the protein MRLGWYSLFAVALVGCTRPSMSPDVARVRELTGVQRLAAVADVEVDPVASEEAHRMLGEPLTADAAVRVALLNNRELRATLRELGVARGRLMQAGVLPNPTVEVELQPERNSRFELRVEYDLTSAILAPRRARAAAPELTAARFHAAGAVVALGYHVRVAFYRVQASEQQLALAQRMLDTHAAGRDAARAMYAAGNVPELNVASMEVAYERARITVAELELAVATAREALHRLLGAHGADTAWELTGELPPVPEAPSIPTAVEQDVIEASLDLRETRERLEGLARRAGVARTAGWLPDIAVDLHALNGNPEDDPMGSSGWRFGGGVSVGVPLFDQQRGTTRALQAEFDALLERFYGQAVDLRSAAREARNRVTSAHARARQYQTVIVPGQARVTQQTLLQYNAMQVGIYHLLQARREELEAQLAHVETLREYWSATAEMTALLAGKQVEGAPRGASTMSSGASGAAEGH
- a CDS encoding amidohydrolase family protein; its protein translation is MGCADEDPEPAREGAALDAHLHVASQALTDFFTGGGVPAPTGAELVARLDEARVTRGVVLAPGYMPFPDDSYVGPENDYAAAQVAAFPDRLIGFCGINPRFDSAPDEITRCLALPGMVGIKLHLPASEVDLRNLDHVAALAAVFERIDESGAPVMLHTGDPWSQPLDNDAFARLSEIINAHPSVRIAHAHCAGNTDDASIEAWLRVPGSGYRANAFVDTSACLRFYRDAPLATRELMVWRFRQWGIERVLLGSDYLQFQPEETPAEAIATLRQYPFTTEELDVILSNDGAAWLVGASE
- a CDS encoding sigma-54-dependent Fis family transcriptional regulator encodes the protein MDATPEPESQATFAARHDLRGLVYQSAAMHDVACLAVAVAPSDAPVLITGPNGAGKERIADIVHHNSARRGGPFVRVNAGALPEDLLEAELFGAEAGAFTGALRARVGRFEAAHRGTLFLDELGNLSLAGQMKLLRVLETGEYERLGSSTTRRCDVRVVSATNADLDVAVATGAFREDLLYRLNVIELRLPSLAERADDILVLTDHLLQALRMQHGALELGPGARHALLRHRWPGNVRELQNRLRRASLVCRGGVIVASDLGLPADDGRDLRVRRTERGATPIATNGPERKVVELALQRASGVVSRAAADLGMSRQALYRRMERTGLRVERRVSE
- a CDS encoding TetR/AcrR family transcriptional regulator, yielding MGDRLSREDWVEAGLRALAAHGHEELKADRLARRLGVSRGSFYWHFADLAAFHVAVLEHWRVRYADAIIASLDSEPSARAKLTQLLRRTVGADPSLEAALRAWSISDDVARRVVDATDQVRVSYVAELLREHGVHADHAEPRAHLAYWAYLGQAVAATRPSPELSTLAVAELVRMVLGA